In one window of Helianthus annuus cultivar XRQ/B chromosome 17, HanXRQr2.0-SUNRISE, whole genome shotgun sequence DNA:
- the LOC118489085 gene encoding uncharacterized protein LOC118489085, whose protein sequence is METGTSARIDAQDIQINQLQSDITKIKSTLNSLEESLEEERAESAEFRKTLLNWMRKHEKKGEEESLGSSCRSGSVLAQLEALVYRSEERLGKSLLHNGCGSKSRSDSANWALSTVETEFVHGSSTTNSMSDTDHLKAIIYRFEETSADHGYLMLNSHSDSIFSGSNSTSPAPIAQFQSPRAQIVGVRSKSHEIGVISGRSQGNLGFRTVVLGSDAVLGLGIFNIRLADLPPKLFDLDPDPEPPNRHTPSLSAPVRVLSSQLWVVHRQCRPPEDSTKEISVCFWSSLSDSSLEDKTVLKGGVLIEIAYILVYCNSVRGISVITFL, encoded by the coding sequence ATGGAAACCGGTACAAGTGCTAGAATTGATGCTCAGGACATTCAAATCAATCAATTACAGAGCGATATTACCAAAATCAAATCCACGTTGAACTCCTTGGAGGAATCGCTGGAAGAGGAACGTGCTGAGTCGGCTGAATTTCGTAAAACTCTGCTCAACTGGATGCGAAAACATGAGAAGAAAGGGGAAGAAGAGTCGCTGGGATCTAGTTGTCGATCGGGATCGGTATTAGCTCAATTGGAGGCGCTTGTTTACAGATCTGAAGAACGCCTGGGTAAATCGCTGCTGCACAATGGATGTGGCTCCAAATCAAGGTCGGATAGTGCTAATTGGGCCTTATCGACTGTTGAAACTGAGTTTGTCCATGGCTCCTCAACAACCAACTCGATGTCTGATACAGATCACTTGAAGGCGATCATATACCGATTTGAAGAAACGTCCGCCGACCATGGCTATTTGATGCTGAATAGTCATTCGGATTCCATTTTTTCAGGCTCTAATTCTACATCGCCGGCTCCAATTGCGCAATTTCAGTCTCCACGAGCACAAATTGTTGGCGTCCGATCAAAATCTCATGAAATTGGGGTGATTTCGGGCCGTTCTCAGGGAAATTTGGGCTTCAGGACTGTGGTATTGGGCTCAGATGCTGTATTGGGCCTTGGTATTTTCAACATTCGACTAGCCGACTTACCGCCTAAGTTGTTTGATCTGGATCCTGATCCAGAACCACCTAACCGTCATACACCTTCGCTTTCAGCTCCTGTTCGGGTTCTTTCAAGTCAACTATGGGTGGTGCACAGGCAGTGTCGGCCTCCCGAAGACTCAACTAAGGAGATCTCAGTTTGCTTTTGGAGCTCGTTATCGGATTCCAGTCTTGAGGACAAGACTGTTTTGAAGGGGGGAGTATTGATAGAGATCGCATACATATTAGTATATTGTAATAGTGTAAGGGGTATTAGTGTAATTACTTTTCTATAA
- the LOC110923529 gene encoding zinc finger BED domain-containing protein RICESLEEPER 2-like, with amino-acid sequence MSSLKESLDATDNPSEHVDLNDEESFEEENMIDEDDVDAGSKRKSKSEVWLHFETVEMMEGEKKVMKDRCIHCKKLYKPQASKATTQLKRHLNKCSYLKRSKGKKGFINFEKAGNEATEYGLSGGFEQTKCREIIAKMIVAHELPFSFVEYHWFNALLKYLNPLFQKVSRATIRKDCIKVVESEREKMKKVFKKTDMISLTSDCWTSNQTIGYMCLTAHYIDSDWKMKKCIIGFNELAPPHSGEVISDAILECLIKWGIQDKIGTITLDNASNNDRAAAILRNTFQGKGTLHFEGLFFHVRCCAHILNLVVQDGLGTIDGCLVKIREGVKYLKKSAGRLLKFGEISITLGIETRRSLCIDVKTRWNSTHRMLKSAIHYKHAFEGYALRDSNYEWSLTDEEWDRAKKVCKLLEVFSDATDLFSGTLYPTANLFLVEIFKVKREITNAVKSNDNFLKNMGRPMFDKFEKYWGEIGVLMSIASLLDPRFKKESISWTFKKLYPENEVDGRVEDVINKLKPLFEKYSNAYQVARAADSNLNGTSSEGPSIRDGDDDFYAYLETKPVESTQKSELDVYLEEPNFVVPRTIKFDVLQWWCQNSSKYPVLSKMARDIFCIPITTVASESAFSAGGRVLDDYRSSLSKDMVELLVCGGDWIKSASKSFIKTLEQSAKEEENLEIPIPTSDGASS; translated from the exons ATGTCTTCACTTAAAGAATCACTTGATGCGACCGACAACCCAAGTGAGCATGTTGATTTAAATGATGAGGAAAGTTTTGAAGAAGAAAATATGATTGACGAAGATGATGTTGATGCTGGTTCAAAACGAAAAAGTAAATCTGAAGTTTGGCTTCATTTTGAAACAGTTGAAATGATGGAAGGAGAGAAGAAGGTCATGAAAGATCGATGCATACATTGTAAGAAGCTATACAAACCACAAGCTTCAAAGGCCACAACACAGCTAAAGCGACACTTGAATAAGTGTTCATACTTGAAAAGGTCAAAAG GTAAAAAAGgttttataaattttgaaaaagctGGTAATGAAGCAACTGAATATGGGTTGAGTGGGGGATTTGAACAAACAAAATGTAGGGAAATAATTGCCAAAATGATTGTAGCCCATGAGCTACCTTTTTCCTTTGTAGAGTACCATTGGTTTAATGCCCTGTTGAAATACTTGAACCCTCTTTTTCAAAAAGTGAGTAGAGCCACAATTAGAAAAGATTGCATTAAAGTGGTTGAATCagaaagagagaagatgaagaaAGTTTTTAAAAAGACTGATATGATCTCACTTACTAGTGATTGTTGGACCTCAAATCAAACTATTGGGTATATGTGTTTGACAGCTCATTATATTGACTCTGATTGGAAAATGAAAAAGTGCATAATTGGATTTAATGAGCTAGCACCGCCCCATAGTGGTGAGGTCATTTCGGATGCTATTCTAGAGTGCCTCATTAAATGGGGTATACAAGATAAAATAGGTACAATAACATTAGACAATGCATCAAATAATGATAGGGCGGCCGCAATTTTAAGGAATACCTTTCAAGGAAAGGGAACATTGCACTTTGAGGGTTTATTTTTTCATGTGAGATGTTGTGCTCATATACTAAACCTGGTTGTACAAGATGGACTTGGAACAATTGATGGTTGTCTTGTCAAAATAAGAGAAGGTGTGAAATATTTGAAGAAGTCAGCGGGTCGCCTCTTGAAGTTTGGTGAAATTTCGATCACCCTTGGTATCGAAACCCGCCGATCATTGTGTATTGATGTAAAAACCCGATGGAACTCAACACATCGTATGCTTAAATCAGCGATTCACTACAAACATGCTTTTGAAGGTTACGCGTTGAGGGATTCGAATTATGAGTGGTCTCTTACGGATGAGGAGTGGGATCGGGCTAAAAAGGTATGCAAGCTACTTGAGGTGTTTTCGGATGCTACAGATTTGTTTTCGGGTACATTATATCCGACCGCAAATTTGTTTCTTGTTGAGATTTTTAAAGTAAAAAGAGAGATAACTAATGCTGTTAAATCAAATGataatttcttgaaaaatatgGGAAGGCCAATGTTTGACAAGTTTGAGAAGTATTGGGGAGAAATCGGGGTACTTATGTCAATTGCTTCTCTTTTAGACCCGCGTTTTAAGAAGGAATCTATTTCTTGGACATTTAAGAAGTTGTATCCAGAAAATGAGGTTGATGGTCGGGTTGAAGATGTGATTAATAAGTTAAAACCACTTTTTGAAAAATACTCTAATGCATATCAAGTGGCTAGGGCTGCCGATAGCAATCTAAATGGTACATCATCTGAGGGCCCAAGTATTCGTGATGGAGACGATGATTTTTACGCTTATCTTGAAACTAAACCCGTTGAAAGTACACAAAAATCAGAACTTGATGTGTATTTAGAAGAGCCAAATTTTGTAGTTCCAAGAACTATAAAGTTTGATGTGTTACAATGGTGGTGTCAAAATTCTAGCAAGTACCCCGTGCTAAGCAAAATGGCTCGTGACattttttgcattccaatcacaaCGGTTGCCTCGGAATCAGCATTTAGTGCTGGGGGACGTGTATTGGATGACTATAGAAGCTCTCTTTCTAAAGATATGGTCGAGCTTCTTGTTTGTGGAGGAGATTGGATAAAGTCGGCATCAAAATCATTTATTAAAACACTAGAA CAATCggcaaaggaagaagaaaatTTAGAAATTCCAATCCCGACGAGTGATGGGGCATCTAGTTAA
- the LOC110865508 gene encoding uncharacterized protein LOC110865508 — protein sequence MRSLQFCCFLLIIGCLVSQIYASSDAAAAILYDKFFFEGSWIVSEKKGDHHSGSRVDIKETKQLTRQNNLRKTAYCCEVDWGTFECWELEFLCQKRCEEVDETCRVV from the exons ATGCGTTCTTTGCAGTTTTGTTGTTTTCTTCTGATCATTGGTTGTTTGGTTTCACAGATTTACGCTTCttctgatgctgctgctgct aTATTGTACGACAAGTTCTTCTTTGAGGGTAGTTGGATCGTCTCTGAGAAGAAAGGAGATCATCATTCTg GAAGCAGAGTTGATATCAAGGAGACAAAACAACTAACAAGACAAAATAATCTTCGTAAAACAGCGTATTGCTGCGAGGTAGATTGGGGCACTTTTGAATGTTGGGAGTTAGAATTTCTTTGTCAGAAACGCTGCGAAGAGGTAGATGAGACATGTAGGGTGGTGTGA